In Terriglobia bacterium, a single genomic region encodes these proteins:
- a CDS encoding DUF2339 domain-containing protein has protein sequence MVFVFFLLVMVLFLLFILWQRLDRSAKAWKSLADRVYALEQGARKLELFSSRLNAPEQRIHTDLPAGPAAVSAPQVSQPETIGIQSPLGSSAPFPAPHAKSEVPPLGEPAAPGVAGAAPYGNRILQQAQTSNVGSDSPGTARPRGASVAPALVVSQPPRSRVREWLKKAINYEEMIGGNLFTKLGIIFLVLGLSLFVATQWRHLGPGLRILIGYLASGLMLAAGMIFERREKWRIFARAGIGGGWALLYFVTYAMHHVVAPPLISSEAIDLVLMIMVAAGMISHTLKYRSQVVTGLALLLAFTTVTISQVSIYSLVAGALLAIVLVIIVWQLGWYELEIFGIVAAFLNHYLWLRPIIARVGAHHVFPEYTASCALLIFYWAIFNASYIARRIRERREETVSTVALLLNIGLFLGVMGYQSVDPPRTFLFFLSIGAAELALGQLKITRRRRTATALLTSAGAILLVAAFPSKFSGPHLSVLWLAEAEAFVLAGIFAREIIFRWLGLFALVLTAVQMLIGEAANVAASRWGDGPFRAEPRLAVLFGFAAVILYANAHWLTRRWGALIHDELEDWFFHSLSYPAGVLALATIWLASPRAWVSPLWALLALILLLASRRWSISELRTQAHSIAAIAYIHALFVNLPVAAPHDHWLRAVSVASTAAFLYAGSRWAATTEGARGLPSVYRAAASSLVAFLAWYELRPEYVGPAWIGFALLLMFLGRRESRRDLQAQAHILSAAGLMGLLTVNLGLGSFGHFNPVQLLTVGTSALALYLGCRWVESAGSTRFLRLPEAYSWSASILLALLAWRQLEAVAVAVAWTVLGLLLFEIGFARLSIPLRSQGYALFTAAFVRMLFSNLNAAGASGKLSPRLYTMVPVALAYFYVHRRLSDGPEDHLWRGRLKAYEYLCYLGVATVAILVRFELPEAWVAAAWAALAAGLLWIACITDKKLFLTQGLLMGLAAGYRAVLFNLYQHSYFGVSAWQSRPLSVSAAAALLLLALIFAFRLRSGKEADLRATRTWTGRVFSFLYRRPEQFFFLAPVALIAMVLSLDLPSHLVTFAWGLEAVAIIVFALAAGERSYRLTGLALLLLCIGKVVFVDLPRLWGTSYFYLTLIGLGSSLVLVSYLYTRYREKFRRYL, from the coding sequence ATGGTTTTCGTGTTTTTTCTCCTGGTGATGGTTCTCTTTTTGTTGTTTATTCTTTGGCAGCGCCTGGACCGCAGCGCCAAAGCATGGAAAAGTCTTGCCGACCGGGTTTATGCCCTCGAGCAGGGAGCGCGCAAGCTTGAGTTGTTTTCTTCGCGTCTCAATGCGCCCGAGCAGCGCATCCACACAGATCTACCGGCCGGCCCCGCAGCGGTCAGCGCGCCTCAAGTATCGCAGCCTGAAACGATAGGAATACAATCGCCACTGGGTTCCTCGGCGCCCTTCCCGGCGCCACACGCTAAGAGCGAAGTCCCCCCATTGGGCGAGCCTGCCGCTCCGGGCGTTGCAGGTGCGGCTCCATATGGCAACCGGATACTCCAGCAAGCGCAGACCTCAAACGTGGGAAGCGATTCACCCGGGACCGCCCGGCCTCGAGGGGCATCGGTTGCGCCAGCCCTGGTTGTCTCACAACCGCCCCGGTCCCGCGTCCGGGAGTGGCTCAAGAAGGCCATCAATTATGAGGAAATGATCGGCGGGAACCTGTTCACTAAACTGGGCATTATTTTCCTGGTTCTCGGCCTCAGCCTGTTTGTTGCAACCCAGTGGCGCCACTTAGGGCCAGGGCTGCGGATTCTGATTGGATATCTTGCCAGCGGGCTCATGCTCGCGGCCGGGATGATCTTCGAACGCCGCGAAAAATGGCGCATCTTCGCGCGGGCCGGAATTGGAGGCGGCTGGGCGCTCCTGTACTTTGTAACCTACGCCATGCACCACGTTGTTGCGCCGCCCTTGATCTCCTCTGAGGCGATCGACCTGGTCCTGATGATCATGGTTGCAGCCGGCATGATATCGCATACGCTGAAGTACCGGTCTCAGGTGGTTACGGGTCTCGCTCTTCTGCTTGCTTTCACGACGGTCACCATCAGCCAGGTCAGCATTTACAGCCTCGTGGCCGGAGCGCTGCTGGCTATCGTCCTGGTGATCATCGTATGGCAGCTCGGGTGGTATGAACTGGAAATTTTCGGCATCGTTGCAGCTTTTCTGAACCATTACCTCTGGCTGCGCCCGATCATCGCGCGCGTGGGCGCGCATCACGTTTTTCCCGAATATACCGCCAGTTGCGCGCTGCTGATTTTTTACTGGGCTATTTTCAACGCTTCCTATATTGCCCGGCGAATCCGGGAGAGGCGTGAAGAAACCGTCTCCACGGTGGCTCTGCTGCTGAATATTGGCCTTTTCCTGGGCGTGATGGGTTATCAGTCAGTTGACCCGCCGCGCACCTTCCTGTTCTTCCTGTCAATCGGCGCGGCGGAATTGGCTCTGGGCCAGTTGAAGATCACGCGGCGCAGGCGCACCGCAACCGCTCTCCTCACGAGCGCCGGAGCCATTCTGCTGGTCGCGGCCTTCCCCAGTAAATTTTCCGGGCCACACCTCTCCGTGCTATGGCTGGCTGAAGCAGAGGCTTTCGTTCTGGCCGGCATTTTTGCGCGGGAAATCATATTTCGATGGCTTGGCCTGTTTGCGCTGGTGCTGACTGCCGTCCAAATGCTGATCGGCGAAGCGGCAAATGTCGCAGCTTCGCGCTGGGGCGATGGTCCTTTCCGGGCCGAGCCACGCCTGGCCGTGCTCTTTGGCTTCGCAGCAGTGATACTGTATGCCAATGCCCACTGGCTGACGCGGCGGTGGGGTGCGCTCATCCATGATGAACTTGAAGACTGGTTTTTTCACAGCCTTTCCTATCCAGCGGGCGTTCTGGCGCTCGCAACGATCTGGCTCGCGAGCCCGCGCGCATGGGTGTCGCCCTTGTGGGCGTTGCTGGCGCTGATCTTGCTTCTGGCAAGCCGGCGCTGGTCGATCTCTGAATTGCGGACCCAGGCGCACTCGATCGCTGCGATCGCATACATCCACGCCCTGTTCGTAAATTTACCTGTGGCGGCGCCGCACGATCACTGGTTACGGGCCGTCAGTGTGGCCTCGACCGCAGCGTTCCTTTATGCAGGATCGCGGTGGGCCGCGACGACGGAAGGCGCGCGAGGGCTTCCCTCGGTCTATCGGGCGGCGGCGTCTTCCCTTGTTGCTTTTCTGGCCTGGTATGAGCTGCGGCCGGAATACGTCGGACCGGCGTGGATCGGGTTTGCGCTCCTCCTGATGTTTCTGGGCAGGAGAGAGTCGCGTCGGGACCTTCAGGCGCAAGCGCATATTCTTTCCGCCGCGGGTCTCATGGGTCTGCTGACCGTCAATCTTGGTTTGGGCAGCTTCGGCCATTTCAACCCAGTGCAATTGCTGACCGTGGGAACGTCTGCCCTTGCGCTCTATCTTGGCTGCCGATGGGTTGAAAGCGCCGGCTCCACACGCTTTTTACGCCTTCCGGAAGCGTATTCGTGGTCAGCGTCAATCCTGCTTGCGCTGCTCGCGTGGCGGCAGCTTGAAGCGGTTGCAGTGGCCGTAGCGTGGACGGTACTTGGCTTGTTGCTGTTTGAAATCGGGTTTGCACGGCTGTCCATCCCCCTGCGCTCACAGGGATACGCTCTTTTTACGGCCGCCTTTGTCCGGATGTTGTTTTCCAATCTGAACGCTGCGGGAGCTTCCGGTAAACTGAGCCCGCGTTTGTACACGATGGTTCCCGTCGCGCTCGCTTATTTCTATGTCCACCGTCGCCTGAGCGACGGGCCGGAAGACCATTTGTGGCGCGGGCGGCTCAAGGCTTATGAATACCTTTGCTATCTGGGCGTCGCCACCGTTGCGATACTCGTGCGATTTGAGCTCCCTGAAGCCTGGGTAGCCGCTGCCTGGGCCGCCCTCGCCGCCGGCCTGCTCTGGATTGCCTGCATCACCGACAAGAAGCTCTTTCTTACTCAGGGATTGCTGATGGGCCTGGCGGCGGGTTACCGGGCGGTCCTATTCAATCTCTACCAGCACAGCTATTTCGGCGTAAGCGCGTGGCAAAGCCGGCCGTTGTCTGTGAGCGCCGCGGCGGCCCTGCTGCTGCTTGCGCTTATCTTTGCCTTCCGGCTTCGATCCGGAAAAGAAGCAGACTTGCGGGCAACGCGGACGTGGACCGGCCGCGTCTTCAGCTTTCTCTACAGGCGCCCGGAACAATTTTTCTTCCTCGCGCCCGTTGCCCTGATCGCGATGGTTCTAAGTCTGGACCTGCCCAGCCACCTGGTCACGTTCGCGTGGGGGCTGGAGGCGGTGGCGATAATTGTCTTCGCCCTTGCAGCGGGGGAGAGGAGCTACCGCCTGACAGGGCTGGCGCTGCTGCTGCTTTGCATCGGTAAAGTTGTGTTTGTGGACCTACCCCGCCTCTGGGGAACTTCCTACTTCTATTTGACGCTGATCGGTCTGGGAAGTTCACTCGTGCTCGTTTCCTATCTTTACACCCGCTACCGAGAAAAATTCAGGCGATATTTATGA
- a CDS encoding sigma-54 dependent transcriptional regulator: MQSTEPPIPRILIADDQVDVLESLRLLLKSEGYQIASVTSPSAVLASVEQSDFNCVLMDLNYARDTTSGQEGLDLLARLQALDSSLPVVVMTAWGSVEVAVEAMRRGARDFIQKPWDNARLLAIVRSQVELSRALREGLRLESENRLLRQRSAPMIIANSPAMRAVLDLVHRVAPSDASVLITGEHGSGKEVVARALHEFSNRPKGPLITVNAGGIPEGVFESELFGHVKGAFTDAKADRVGYFELASGGTLFLDEIGNVPLSQQAKLLRAIETREVSRVGSSKTYHVDVRFLAATNADLKDEALAGRFREDLLFRINTIEVRVPPLRDRREDILPLAHSFLGQFASRYSKSITGFDYAAEQSLNSYSWPGNVRELSHAVERAVLLAPDSIIRAADLGLTQSLRGEVRLEEMPLEDVERLLIHKSLERYRGNVSRAAEALGLSRSALYRRMERFGIKAATSEEETAPRRD; the protein is encoded by the coding sequence ATGCAGTCAACTGAACCCCCCATCCCGCGCATCCTCATTGCCGACGACCAGGTTGACGTGCTCGAGTCTCTGCGCCTGCTGCTCAAAAGCGAAGGCTATCAGATCGCAAGTGTCACCTCGCCCTCCGCGGTGCTTGCGTCCGTCGAGCAGTCGGACTTCAACTGCGTCCTGATGGACCTCAACTATGCGCGAGACACCACTTCCGGCCAGGAAGGACTCGACCTGCTGGCGCGGCTGCAGGCATTGGACAGCTCTCTGCCGGTGGTGGTGATGACGGCGTGGGGAAGTGTGGAAGTCGCCGTGGAAGCCATGCGCCGCGGCGCACGCGACTTCATCCAGAAGCCGTGGGACAACGCGCGACTGCTGGCCATTGTGCGCAGCCAGGTGGAACTGAGCCGCGCCTTGCGTGAAGGGCTGCGGCTGGAGTCCGAGAATCGTCTGCTGCGGCAGCGTTCGGCCCCGATGATCATCGCCAACTCACCGGCCATGCGCGCGGTTCTGGACCTCGTTCACCGCGTCGCGCCGTCGGACGCAAGTGTTCTCATCACCGGCGAGCACGGTTCCGGAAAGGAAGTCGTGGCGCGCGCCCTGCACGAATTTTCCAACCGCCCTAAGGGTCCCTTGATCACGGTCAACGCAGGCGGCATTCCGGAAGGCGTCTTCGAGAGCGAGCTTTTCGGGCACGTCAAGGGCGCCTTTACAGATGCCAAAGCCGACCGTGTCGGTTATTTCGAGCTGGCCTCGGGCGGCACGCTTTTTCTGGATGAGATTGGCAATGTGCCGCTCAGCCAGCAGGCCAAGCTGTTGCGTGCCATCGAGACCCGTGAAGTGAGCCGGGTGGGATCATCGAAAACCTATCATGTGGATGTGCGCTTTCTTGCGGCGACGAATGCCGATTTGAAGGACGAGGCCCTCGCCGGGCGGTTCCGGGAAGACCTGCTCTTCCGCATCAATACCATTGAGGTCCGCGTGCCGCCGCTGCGTGACAGGCGCGAAGACATACTTCCGCTGGCCCACAGCTTTCTCGGGCAGTTTGCATCGCGCTATAGCAAGAGCATAACCGGCTTCGATTACGCAGCCGAGCAGTCGCTCAATTCCTACTCATGGCCTGGAAACGTGCGCGAACTGAGTCACGCTGTGGAGCGCGCCGTACTGCTGGCGCCGGATTCCATTATCCGCGCGGCAGACCTCGGCCTCACCCAATCATTGCGCGGCGAAGTCCGGCTGGAAGAAATGCCTTTGGAAGATGTCGAACGCTTGCTGATTCACAAGTCGCTCGAACGTTACCGCGGCAACGTCAGCCGCGCAGCAGAAGCTTTGGGTCTCAGCCGCAGCGCCCTCTACCGGCGAATGGAGAGGTTCGGAATCAAGGCGGCCACGAGCGAAGAGGAAACAGCTCCCCGGCGCGACTGA
- a CDS encoding M48 family metalloprotease: MKRWIALCLIILLAAGAVVLSQKQKGDAPVTPAGLLRWVADAEREFTRVPASVVRLTDEREIQIGDRLAAEYSARFGPKGPGDTIMAADVQKVGLRLSAYAHRKLPYRFHYVSDNDFINSFALPGGHVFIGRGLMLLMDSEDELAAVLGHEIEHIDHYHCAERAQTQEALGKIPLGGLIGIPIEVFEAGYSKDQELEADREGTRLAVRAGYSPLGAIRMFETFDGLEHAPAGRPQSPQQELSRVAEQTLQGYFRSHPAPSERIAQIKRMIAEENWTNLPAQRALPHR, translated from the coding sequence ATGAAACGATGGATTGCGCTTTGCCTTATCATCCTCCTTGCCGCCGGAGCAGTAGTATTGAGCCAGAAGCAGAAGGGGGATGCTCCAGTGACCCCTGCGGGGCTGCTCCGCTGGGTGGCGGACGCAGAACGTGAATTCACGCGAGTTCCTGCTTCAGTCGTGCGCCTTACTGACGAACGCGAAATACAAATTGGCGATCGACTCGCCGCCGAGTACTCCGCCCGCTTTGGCCCCAAGGGTCCCGGTGACACGATCATGGCCGCTGACGTTCAGAAAGTGGGGTTGCGCCTGTCAGCCTACGCCCATCGAAAACTGCCCTACCGGTTTCACTACGTTTCCGATAACGATTTCATTAACTCATTTGCGCTGCCGGGCGGACACGTTTTCATCGGCAGGGGATTGATGCTGCTCATGGACAGCGAAGACGAACTTGCTGCCGTGCTGGGCCACGAAATCGAGCATATTGACCATTACCACTGTGCCGAACGGGCCCAGACCCAGGAGGCGTTGGGGAAAATTCCACTTGGTGGACTGATTGGAATTCCGATCGAGGTATTTGAAGCGGGCTATTCCAAGGACCAGGAGCTTGAGGCCGACCGCGAAGGCACACGCCTTGCCGTTCGGGCAGGGTACTCGCCGCTCGGCGCGATCCGCATGTTCGAGACGTTTGATGGCCTGGAACACGCGCCAGCGGGCCGTCCGCAATCGCCGCAGCAGGAGCTTTCCCGCGTGGCCGAACAAACGCTGCAAGGATATTTCAGGTCTCACCCCGCACCCTCGGAACGCATCGCGCAAATCAAACGAATGATTGCGGAGGAAAACTGGACGAACCTGCCGGCGCAGCGGGCCCTTCCGCACCGATAA